From a single Bryobacter aggregatus MPL3 genomic region:
- a CDS encoding sigma-70 family RNA polymerase sigma factor, translating to MTSLLKRASRGDQSAREELYPHIYQELKRLASAHMARERAGHTLQPTALLHEAYLRLIESRDIDWVGRGHFYATAAKVMRRILISHARTHQAGKRGGGLQRVDLDQAFVSTPEREPILISLDEALSRLELESPRAYQLVELKFFAGLSFEEAALALNVSSRTLKRDWETAKRWLYRELQGSRQFPNEDKEGNG from the coding sequence GTGACCTCCCTCTTGAAACGTGCTTCGCGTGGAGATCAGAGTGCTCGCGAGGAACTCTATCCTCATATCTATCAGGAACTGAAGCGTTTGGCCTCTGCTCATATGGCACGGGAGCGAGCCGGACATACTCTGCAACCAACTGCCTTACTGCACGAGGCTTACTTGCGCCTCATCGAATCGCGTGACATCGACTGGGTGGGGCGAGGCCATTTCTATGCGACTGCCGCGAAGGTGATGAGGCGAATCCTGATCTCCCATGCGCGCACGCATCAGGCGGGCAAACGCGGTGGAGGGCTGCAGCGCGTCGATCTCGATCAAGCCTTCGTTTCCACACCAGAGCGCGAGCCCATATTAATTTCGCTGGATGAGGCACTTTCACGTCTCGAATTGGAGTCGCCTCGCGCTTATCAATTAGTGGAACTGAAGTTCTTTGCTGGATTGAGTTTCGAAGAAGCGGCCTTGGCCTTGAACGTTTCCTCACGCACGCTGAAACGGGATTGGGAAACCGCAAAGCGATGGCTTTATCGAGAACTCCAGGGAAGTCGTCAGTTCCCCAATGAAGACAAGGAAGGGAATGGATAA
- a CDS encoding tyrosinase family protein — MNETLFLGWKEFIANYTVNAPTFRLPSRPRPNAAGLSLDGRYKVLLERAYTAWRNAYRRANAESTDDSLSALDFRGQIWAANSHRQACAPFSKENVHSDLRFLAWHRAFVWSHERALISLLLEDSQVRREEAESFRIPYWGWDTELKIPALYQSGALGDEVRNQKLEWSDLGRSDTSFVAILRAAGAWRNFVGTADAPSSVANQVHNDIHRALGKRMVNWATTALDPIFYAHHGNLDRLWRDFIHLRDPNQDKDLVNSLQTTYVVVPNPTSQCKRDRFLRFKIWALLDEKALGYSYEAPYTVLDANPKSSYRTSLVSGINPYVASEKPLPVIQSTRALQLRVLHIKGNVEMAPAGGRFLLIAIASKGQFSTAKMIELGVLTFLDHSSQGGVHSSHPKQQQFSVSFLLEKSRYGPLAQSKSLQFLLVSRRGRRWRDGISIAVTDSAIEWGE; from the coding sequence ATGAATGAGACGCTATTCCTCGGCTGGAAAGAGTTCATCGCGAACTATACTGTCAATGCTCCCACCTTCCGTCTGCCTTCGCGCCCACGACCGAATGCAGCTGGATTATCGCTTGACGGGAGATACAAGGTGCTCTTGGAACGAGCCTATACCGCTTGGAGGAATGCGTATCGGCGTGCCAATGCCGAGAGTACGGATGATTCTCTGAGTGCACTCGATTTTCGAGGCCAGATCTGGGCGGCAAACTCGCATCGGCAAGCCTGCGCTCCCTTCTCGAAAGAAAATGTTCACTCCGATCTACGCTTTCTTGCCTGGCATCGAGCCTTTGTCTGGTCTCATGAGCGAGCATTGATCTCACTCCTCTTAGAAGATTCTCAAGTTCGCCGTGAGGAAGCAGAGTCATTCAGAATTCCGTATTGGGGATGGGACACAGAACTGAAGATTCCCGCTCTCTATCAATCCGGGGCTCTTGGGGATGAAGTGCGAAATCAGAAACTAGAATGGAGCGACCTCGGCCGCTCAGACACTTCTTTCGTCGCGATTCTCCGCGCTGCAGGGGCCTGGAGAAATTTTGTGGGTACCGCCGACGCTCCCTCCAGTGTGGCGAATCAGGTCCATAACGACATCCATCGAGCGCTCGGCAAGAGAATGGTCAACTGGGCTACGACGGCCCTGGATCCAATTTTCTACGCCCATCACGGAAATCTCGACCGGCTTTGGCGTGACTTCATTCATCTGCGTGATCCCAACCAGGATAAAGACCTTGTCAACTCTTTGCAGACGACCTATGTGGTGGTCCCGAACCCAACCAGCCAATGCAAGCGCGACAGGTTCCTCAGGTTTAAGATCTGGGCCCTTCTCGATGAGAAGGCACTCGGTTACTCCTATGAGGCACCCTATACCGTTCTGGATGCAAATCCAAAATCCTCTTATAGGACGAGTCTTGTGTCAGGCATCAATCCGTATGTCGCATCAGAGAAACCACTGCCTGTCATTCAGAGCACACGGGCTTTGCAATTGCGGGTACTGCATATAAAAGGGAATGTAGAGATGGCGCCGGCTGGCGGTCGCTTCCTGCTGATTGCTATCGCTTCCAAAGGGCAATTTTCTACCGCAAAAATGATCGAGCTTGGAGTGCTTACATTCCTCGATCATTCCTCACAGGGCGGTGTTCACTCGAGTCATCCGAAGCAGCAACAGTTTTCTGTGTCGTTTCTTCTGGAGAAATCTCGATATGGTCCTCTTGCACAGAGTAAGAGTTTGCAGTTCCTCCTTGTGTCGAGACGCGGACGTAGGTGGCGTGACGGGATTTCGATAGCGGTCACAGATTCTGCAATTGAATGGGGCGAATAG
- a CDS encoding serine/threonine-protein kinase, with amino-acid sequence MSELSRWDQVSQLLAEVSAVAAADREAYLQARTQDSSLRAEVLSLLSVEMPSADLLEQSAMDWCQIDFASADEARIEPRLRVGEMLANRFHIAAFLGRGGMGEVYAAEDHELQERVALKLLHPELASQADFIARFRREIRLARRISSPNVAKVFDLVQEPDHHLGTLHFYVLELLEGETLGARLRRDGALLTSEAVEIARQMAAGLAAVHASGVIHRDFKPANVILTKGRVVVTDFGLAAPIVRETGQASLRTASLLLGTPGYVAPEQWAGKPATIATDVYSFGIVLHEMITGRHPNAEGAKLEGVWGRVVAKCLQMDPEKRWSGPMAAVDALTPEWGSRRRLLLGVGGLMALGGLGATGWMTYRSRRNSMLPPGRLLLVAPIRNSTGDASFDGMTVLLKNQLAQSGHFQLLSDAQLVDVRKRMRLPVAAELDAKQMREIALREGASAVLYGTLSRLSDDYTLRLRLEVLEGHPSFAPATWDHEVTVRGKQELLEAARPAATWVRASVGEVPAEISRRSQAPSKVTTASWEALALFTEAEKHYAADQRQAAVALYREALRVDPDFVQAAFRVADLLLQDGFREESYRLWDRINELLRQNPVTTREAFSIRETYAHDTGQWPLFREICLVRKQYFPEEAQTYAGLGRANSRLGRFEESVAAWTKALELRPGWRMPLIQRAYVYIAMGSLDSIPDEIQKIRELKEFAWADFVEAKYHFCQQRLAKALEIFERLSQSADAYWRGFGPLMAGQIAAELNDIALAKKLWLNSAEADLRHGDTGFRADKLILLGHLAARDGDREAAIRYANAAREAQPGLLLDCRAAAMLACEGMPDRAERILGEWSSPPRYPAHRAAAARARRSFAGEK; translated from the coding sequence TTGTCTGAACTCTCGCGCTGGGATCAAGTTTCGCAACTTCTCGCTGAGGTGAGTGCCGTCGCGGCTGCAGACCGCGAAGCCTACCTCCAAGCGCGGACACAAGATTCGAGCTTACGCGCAGAGGTGCTGAGTCTGCTAAGCGTCGAGATGCCAAGTGCCGACCTGCTGGAACAGTCGGCGATGGATTGGTGCCAGATCGATTTTGCATCGGCGGACGAGGCGAGAATCGAACCCCGGCTCAGGGTGGGAGAAATGCTTGCGAACCGCTTTCACATCGCAGCGTTTCTGGGCCGGGGTGGGATGGGCGAAGTCTATGCCGCCGAAGATCATGAACTGCAGGAGCGGGTGGCCTTAAAGCTCCTGCATCCTGAGTTAGCAAGCCAAGCGGATTTCATTGCCCGCTTCCGGCGGGAGATCCGGCTTGCCCGCCGCATCTCGAGTCCGAATGTGGCGAAGGTTTTCGATCTGGTGCAAGAGCCGGATCACCACCTGGGGACCTTGCACTTTTACGTACTCGAACTCCTCGAAGGCGAAACCCTTGGCGCCCGCTTGAGACGCGATGGCGCGCTGCTGACATCAGAAGCCGTCGAGATTGCCCGGCAAATGGCAGCAGGTCTGGCAGCGGTTCATGCCTCGGGTGTCATCCATCGCGACTTCAAACCGGCGAACGTCATCCTGACCAAGGGCCGGGTTGTGGTGACTGACTTTGGCCTGGCCGCACCAATTGTGCGAGAAACAGGACAAGCTTCGCTGCGGACTGCAAGTCTTCTGCTTGGCACTCCGGGCTATGTGGCGCCCGAGCAGTGGGCTGGGAAACCCGCAACCATTGCAACGGACGTATATTCCTTTGGCATCGTTCTTCATGAGATGATCACCGGCCGTCACCCCAATGCAGAGGGTGCAAAGCTGGAAGGCGTCTGGGGACGAGTGGTGGCCAAATGCCTCCAAATGGATCCGGAGAAGCGCTGGTCCGGCCCCATGGCTGCAGTGGACGCATTGACTCCCGAGTGGGGCTCAAGACGTAGATTGCTCCTCGGTGTAGGCGGCTTGATGGCGCTTGGCGGTCTTGGTGCCACTGGCTGGATGACGTACCGCTCCCGTCGGAACTCGATGCTGCCGCCAGGAAGACTTCTGCTGGTTGCTCCGATTCGCAATAGTACTGGAGACGCCAGCTTCGATGGCATGACCGTGTTGCTCAAGAATCAATTGGCGCAGTCGGGGCACTTCCAGTTGCTCTCGGATGCGCAACTCGTCGACGTGCGGAAGCGAATGCGATTACCGGTCGCTGCAGAACTGGACGCAAAGCAGATGCGTGAGATCGCTCTCCGGGAAGGCGCTAGCGCCGTATTGTACGGAACGTTAAGCCGCCTGTCGGATGATTACACGCTTCGCCTTCGTCTGGAAGTGCTCGAAGGGCATCCGTCTTTTGCCCCGGCCACCTGGGACCATGAGGTGACAGTACGAGGAAAGCAGGAGTTGTTGGAGGCCGCGCGGCCTGCGGCAACTTGGGTCCGTGCCTCGGTGGGTGAGGTTCCTGCGGAGATTTCCCGGCGCTCGCAAGCGCCAAGTAAGGTGACGACGGCTTCCTGGGAGGCACTTGCTCTGTTTACCGAGGCAGAGAAACACTATGCCGCAGATCAGCGCCAGGCGGCTGTTGCGCTTTATCGGGAGGCGTTGCGAGTGGATCCGGATTTTGTACAGGCAGCCTTCCGGGTCGCAGATCTCCTACTCCAGGATGGGTTTCGTGAGGAGTCCTATCGTCTGTGGGACAGAATCAACGAACTGCTCCGTCAGAATCCAGTCACCACACGGGAAGCTTTTTCGATTCGCGAGACCTATGCTCACGACACTGGACAATGGCCGTTGTTTCGCGAGATCTGTCTGGTTCGGAAGCAATACTTCCCGGAGGAAGCACAGACTTATGCCGGCTTAGGCCGGGCGAACTCGCGGCTGGGGCGTTTTGAAGAGTCCGTCGCAGCATGGACAAAGGCATTGGAGTTGCGGCCAGGATGGCGGATGCCCCTCATCCAGCGCGCCTACGTCTACATCGCGATGGGGAGCTTGGACTCCATCCCGGATGAGATTCAGAAGATCCGTGAGTTAAAGGAGTTTGCCTGGGCAGATTTTGTCGAAGCGAAGTATCACTTCTGCCAGCAACGTCTCGCGAAGGCATTGGAGATCTTCGAGCGCCTGTCGCAGAGTGCCGATGCGTATTGGCGCGGCTTTGGTCCTTTGATGGCCGGCCAGATTGCTGCGGAATTGAATGACATCGCATTGGCAAAGAAGCTCTGGCTCAACAGCGCTGAAGCAGATCTGCGTCATGGCGATACAGGATTTCGCGCCGATAAGTTGATTCTGCTGGGCCATCTTGCTGCTCGTGATGGAGACCGGGAGGCGGCAATTCGTTATGCGAATGCGGCGAGAGAGGCGCAGCCCGGTCTGCTTCTCGATTGCCGGGCAGCGGCTATGTTGGCCTGTGAAGGCATGCCAGACCGTGCGGAGCGAATCCTCGGTGAGTGGAGTAGCCCGCCGCGCTATCCGGCGCACCGGGCCGCTGCAGCCCGCGCGCGCAGATCTTTTGCTGGCGAGAAATGA